From Streptomyces yatensis, one genomic window encodes:
- a CDS encoding Druantia anti-phage system protein DruA, with amino-acid sequence MLDAVNPDGLPPIDLSGGTQQAESLQKLAARLRIAYNDARKLGQRELSRQLLAQTKRAETAAELSLGLAGLRSCLESPDAAQFLRENVLMRRLVDSGLRKIWHYHMGFVALEMSVCGAAPPFGPMRAGKLAAAVAGSETVLEAWGRDRPLGQIAATIYKPEVREKIPNPGPLVVFTSGLYPGHSSQYNRATSGGRRWIRIGETRGFGSFHVAADTIDAIDEYNVAADGYSHITRTFGEGASARFRAIGKALSGLGLPDLRRHDTRRPMYALPLVNDPGGVLLGWEAAGDVSGATAIDLAKQWWDRWVSARGALLAEQARCTPDLIDELAGMMREVGPTPDEPKRPDEPEQLTLAL; translated from the coding sequence TTGCTTGACGCAGTCAATCCAGATGGGCTCCCACCTATCGATCTTTCTGGCGGAACGCAGCAAGCGGAAAGCTTGCAAAAACTGGCTGCCCGATTGCGTATCGCCTACAACGATGCCCGCAAGTTGGGCCAGCGGGAACTGTCTCGTCAACTCCTGGCGCAGACCAAGCGCGCTGAAACTGCTGCCGAGCTCAGCCTCGGCCTTGCCGGCCTCCGCTCCTGCCTCGAATCTCCAGATGCTGCTCAATTCCTGCGTGAGAATGTTCTGATGCGACGTTTGGTGGATTCAGGTCTGCGAAAGATCTGGCACTATCACATGGGTTTTGTTGCTCTCGAAATGAGTGTTTGCGGCGCTGCGCCACCGTTCGGCCCGATGAGGGCGGGGAAACTGGCGGCTGCGGTAGCCGGCAGCGAGACGGTACTCGAAGCATGGGGTCGGGATCGCCCCCTGGGGCAGATCGCCGCCACCATCTATAAGCCCGAGGTGCGAGAGAAAATTCCAAATCCGGGCCCACTCGTGGTATTCACCAGCGGTCTATACCCAGGTCACAGTTCCCAGTACAACCGAGCCACTAGCGGCGGGCGTAGATGGATCCGGATCGGTGAAACCCGCGGTTTTGGATCGTTCCATGTTGCAGCCGACACAATTGATGCGATCGATGAATACAACGTGGCAGCCGATGGGTACTCGCACATCACAAGAACGTTTGGTGAAGGCGCTAGCGCGCGCTTTAGGGCAATTGGGAAGGCTTTGTCCGGATTGGGGCTTCCTGATCTGAGGAGACACGACACCCGTCGCCCCATGTATGCCCTGCCTCTGGTCAACGACCCAGGAGGTGTGCTTCTGGGGTGGGAGGCTGCAGGGGACGTGTCTGGGGCAACAGCGATCGATCTCGCGAAGCAGTGGTGGGATCGGTGGGTCAGTGCACGAGGCGCCCTCCTGGCCGAACAGGCCCGATGCACCCCAGACCTCATCGATGAACTTGCCGGGATGATGCGAGAGGTCGGGCCAACTCCCGATGAACCGAAGCGCCCCGACGAGCCGGAGCAACTAACGCTCGCCCTCTGA
- a CDS encoding DNA translocase FtsK produces the protein MDAQDVLTEAICVTVRGKFETGFGYLRLPYLSPGMPLERIISRLSEEVAGLNVANFASTRIERDNVTDRVTVAIRWRNEGRRPILVVGDLHRNRAHGLMNVPQVTADEVRRAAFATLGAEHTQGVSDNVVPLLAALQERNVPLDYVADYCAALNPLKPGSGDLSRKFLWRLGLLPDHRTAQSIDSNRLQLNEQTVDSVRMADPGTLQRFIANSTAEYAKLREFGRSGRRELLAGLNLDDVMDAMRVAAIRSRTRFRDDTSGPDDRVDILELVDSGEVSEADLLEAVRDHDGGNQLDLNSGGVTWDAPSLEQVLNDPSLVSAEPGTSVQAAGESNTLFDSPDDEQQADEDSLATFYGSMAGGTTSKFGTATQWQSLGDLRQELEDLADDAPVAGRLALNAFDRLADSRMALAHFAPSIATEGLRLFVSSQTLRSQGDELVSSWEDLWSALRQMRQEIPNEQATFVKRLADSLTLVDVVAERDSEGTRARLLPLHPVVLEPRVRAATMLREMQSGGELDSEFIDTVSANIDPAAPSLGIVIGKDPEALAFSGISETGEPVYGKRRLASGTPETTYAVQQVIDRFLVAYPFAQLSLCVALIRPTPTVVRRLFERLQDPKFCSATRIVLRVFSRENATEIRNLVAATAAEHDDRSRVDVQIFETDPDVTALQEGGAPHVSFLFDVSDSGTAGFGSLLQSEQQGSVVTEWTFVTHKRTTVIKPAASGRLAALLNKQSELSSADPAELDRSPLLSPGETTHLSELGQATSWLVLVESTSALAAPETIEPPESVDEQLSESEYDGRLHLLGRVGTGSHTAYVYCRDLTLLVDPPLRMMQGNSWLDPEPNSLMTFLTNTVRRALPEGLLGFFGTKGPLSDDAILGRIGVAAVLAELQEDEGSLVMSLDTDAARKWLQRRRSNRRADLLQIKWTENGPCVKVIEVKSTRDALDGGSIPQHVHEASDQVLEMMDVLRGVFAQSSGDLFAASRREILKRQVFLEALQQWEETRVQDWPEYRKRLRSLNDLFKLDPSSAPVHLDGEVVVVGIDAPQTNLPDRIGEADLPLKVLGGDWLRRALRHGRDQVAVPSYLGELISSLGGEPPQDAMTATAVEPQTSKTPTTDVEQDTQTRSESEKVAERWDDEAQRAGLAQQVVNALRARNVPLRSLNEKDIVTGPSVLRVPFELEPGARLSMLANQEMDIARDLGVSGIRVDNLPGRARFAVLEIPRQHRSIADVSELEAPAGHAISVALGTDYEFNPFWVPLHELPHLLIAGTTGSGKSTLLRSVLWQLTRMYSVNALDLVLLDAKGMGDFRDLARAPQIRQSGDYHLGADGALDLLGDIVERRVPERIEAFNRYAEAAMYRPDPKNITDVVSLCEDAAARGVDAPLRPLVVVIDEFSEIALSSSDRRRFETLVTRFVQRARAVGGHLITATQRPSVEIVPGVMKANFARLSLMVRSATDSRVILDASGAERLLPMGDMLFASPHQGLVRLQGFSAQGPYLPVSGGTAV, from the coding sequence ATGGATGCTCAGGATGTCCTCACCGAGGCAATTTGCGTAACCGTCAGAGGTAAGTTTGAGACGGGCTTCGGATATCTACGGCTTCCCTACCTGTCACCTGGAATGCCTCTGGAGCGGATCATCAGCCGGCTCTCTGAAGAGGTGGCTGGACTTAATGTTGCAAATTTCGCCTCTACTCGGATTGAGCGCGACAATGTAACTGATCGAGTCACAGTAGCCATCCGCTGGCGAAATGAGGGGCGACGTCCAATCCTCGTAGTTGGTGACCTTCATCGGAATAGGGCCCATGGGCTGATGAATGTGCCACAAGTAACTGCCGATGAAGTAAGGCGCGCAGCTTTTGCCACTCTGGGGGCTGAACACACGCAGGGAGTTAGCGATAACGTTGTGCCACTTTTGGCTGCCTTGCAAGAGCGCAACGTTCCACTGGACTACGTGGCAGATTATTGTGCTGCCCTGAACCCGCTGAAGCCGGGGAGCGGCGATCTCTCGCGCAAGTTTCTTTGGCGGCTGGGTTTGCTGCCCGATCACCGAACTGCCCAATCAATCGATTCGAATCGTCTGCAGTTGAACGAGCAGACCGTGGATTCTGTCAGGATGGCAGATCCGGGAACTCTCCAGCGGTTCATCGCAAACTCCACTGCCGAGTACGCCAAGCTCCGAGAGTTCGGCCGGTCTGGCAGGAGAGAACTGCTTGCAGGGTTGAACCTGGACGACGTTATGGATGCTATGCGAGTTGCCGCGATCCGCTCACGCACGCGATTCAGGGATGACACCAGCGGGCCGGACGACCGAGTTGACATTCTGGAGTTGGTCGATTCAGGAGAGGTCTCAGAAGCGGATCTACTTGAAGCTGTTCGAGATCATGACGGAGGTAATCAACTCGACCTCAATAGCGGCGGTGTGACATGGGATGCTCCGAGTTTGGAGCAGGTACTCAACGACCCATCTTTGGTCTCCGCTGAGCCGGGCACTTCGGTTCAGGCAGCAGGTGAGTCCAACACGCTGTTTGACAGTCCGGATGATGAACAGCAGGCCGACGAGGATAGCCTAGCGACGTTTTACGGCTCTATGGCTGGCGGAACGACCTCAAAATTCGGCACGGCGACACAGTGGCAGTCACTTGGAGATCTTCGCCAGGAACTCGAGGATCTAGCTGACGATGCGCCCGTTGCTGGACGTCTGGCTCTGAATGCTTTCGACCGGTTGGCTGATAGCAGAATGGCTCTCGCCCACTTCGCACCGTCCATCGCAACCGAAGGCCTCAGGCTTTTCGTGAGTTCACAGACTCTGCGTAGCCAAGGTGATGAACTCGTATCCTCGTGGGAAGACCTTTGGTCAGCTTTAAGGCAGATGCGCCAGGAGATTCCCAACGAACAAGCCACTTTCGTGAAGCGCTTGGCTGACTCCCTCACGCTGGTGGACGTAGTTGCAGAGCGCGACTCCGAGGGAACTCGCGCCCGCCTTCTGCCGCTGCACCCTGTCGTCCTCGAGCCGCGGGTTCGGGCCGCGACGATGCTCCGCGAAATGCAGTCGGGTGGTGAACTGGACAGCGAGTTCATCGATACCGTGTCAGCCAACATCGATCCTGCTGCACCCTCTTTGGGAATCGTAATAGGGAAAGATCCGGAGGCCTTGGCTTTCTCCGGTATTTCTGAGACTGGAGAACCAGTCTACGGAAAGAGGCGACTCGCGTCGGGTACGCCTGAGACGACATATGCTGTCCAGCAAGTCATTGATCGGTTCCTTGTAGCCTATCCGTTCGCGCAGCTTAGTCTGTGCGTTGCCTTGATCCGTCCCACTCCGACTGTGGTGCGACGTCTTTTCGAGCGGTTGCAAGATCCTAAGTTTTGTTCTGCGACGCGCATTGTCTTGCGCGTTTTCAGCCGGGAGAATGCTACCGAGATCAGGAACTTGGTAGCGGCAACTGCGGCGGAACACGATGATCGCAGCCGCGTAGACGTGCAGATCTTCGAAACAGACCCTGACGTGACTGCGCTTCAGGAGGGCGGAGCGCCGCACGTTTCCTTCCTGTTTGACGTCTCCGATAGTGGGACCGCTGGGTTTGGAAGCCTCCTGCAGTCGGAGCAGCAGGGGAGCGTTGTCACGGAGTGGACCTTTGTTACGCACAAACGCACGACCGTCATCAAGCCGGCGGCGTCTGGTCGTCTGGCTGCGCTTCTGAATAAGCAGAGTGAACTGTCCAGTGCCGATCCTGCCGAACTGGATCGCAGTCCGCTGCTTTCACCCGGGGAAACTACTCACCTTTCAGAGCTCGGGCAGGCAACCAGTTGGCTAGTACTGGTTGAGTCAACGAGCGCCCTTGCTGCGCCCGAGACCATTGAGCCGCCGGAATCCGTTGATGAGCAACTCTCCGAGAGCGAATATGACGGAAGACTCCACCTTCTTGGGCGGGTAGGAACAGGTTCTCACACAGCCTACGTTTACTGTCGGGACCTGACGTTGTTGGTCGACCCGCCTTTGCGCATGATGCAAGGAAACAGTTGGCTTGACCCCGAGCCTAACAGCCTGATGACTTTCCTTACCAACACGGTTCGCCGCGCTCTCCCTGAAGGGCTTCTAGGGTTCTTCGGGACTAAGGGACCTCTCAGCGATGATGCGATCCTCGGAAGGATCGGGGTCGCTGCAGTCCTAGCTGAACTACAGGAGGACGAAGGCAGTCTGGTTATGAGCCTAGACACTGATGCTGCCCGAAAATGGTTGCAACGTCGTCGCAGCAACAGGCGTGCTGATCTTCTGCAAATCAAATGGACCGAAAACGGTCCATGCGTCAAGGTAATTGAGGTTAAGTCAACTCGCGATGCCTTGGATGGCGGAAGCATTCCCCAGCATGTGCACGAGGCTTCTGATCAAGTACTAGAGATGATGGATGTCCTGCGCGGCGTCTTTGCTCAGTCCAGCGGGGACCTCTTCGCCGCGAGTCGTCGCGAAATTCTTAAGCGTCAGGTCTTCCTCGAAGCGTTGCAACAGTGGGAAGAAACTCGCGTTCAGGACTGGCCTGAGTACAGGAAACGTCTGCGTAGTCTGAACGATCTTTTCAAACTGGATCCTTCTTCGGCGCCGGTCCATCTGGATGGCGAGGTTGTGGTGGTGGGTATTGATGCCCCACAGACCAACCTCCCTGACCGGATCGGAGAGGCCGACCTGCCATTGAAGGTTCTGGGCGGCGATTGGTTGCGACGTGCACTTCGTCATGGAAGAGACCAAGTAGCCGTCCCTAGCTACCTTGGTGAACTCATTTCAAGCCTCGGTGGAGAACCGCCTCAGGATGCCATGACGGCGACAGCAGTCGAACCTCAGACTTCTAAGACGCCGACCACTGATGTCGAGCAAGATACTCAGACGCGGTCAGAGTCTGAGAAGGTGGCGGAGAGGTGGGATGACGAAGCACAGCGCGCCGGACTAGCTCAGCAAGTGGTCAATGCTTTGCGAGCCCGTAATGTTCCCCTACGTAGTCTTAACGAGAAGGACATTGTTACCGGTCCATCAGTGTTGCGGGTTCCGTTTGAGCTCGAGCCGGGAGCCAGGCTTTCAATGCTCGCAAATCAAGAAATGGATATCGCTCGCGATCTTGGAGTTTCCGGGATCCGGGTCGATAACCTTCCTGGACGTGCGCGCTTTGCAGTTCTAGAAATTCCGCGGCAGCATCGGAGCATCGCAGACGTATCAGAACTGGAGGCTCCGGCTGGGCATGCTATCTCGGTAGCTCTCGGTACAGACTATGAATTCAACCCATTCTGGGTGCCCCTGCACGAGCTACCCCATCTCCTGATCGCTGGAACCACTGGGAGCGGAAAGAGTACTTTGCTCCGCTCCGTCCTGTGGCAACTTACGCGAATGTACTCTGTCAATGCTCTCGACCTAGTGCTCCTGGACGCTAAAGGTATGGGGGACTTCAGGGATCTCGCCAGAGCGCCTCAGATTCGGCAGAGCGGTGACTATCATCTCGGGGCCGACGGAGCTCTGGATCTACTCGGTGACATCGTGGAGAGGCGCGTTCCGGAGCGCATCGAAGCTTTCAATCGATATGCCGAAGCGGCGATGTATCGTCCAGATCCGAAGAACATTACTGATGTGGTTTCGCTCTGCGAGGATGCAGCCGCACGCGGTGTGGATGCTCCGCTGAGGCCGCTAGTTGTTGTGATTGACGAGTTCTCCGAAATTGCACTTTCCTCTTCGGACCGTCGACGTTTCGAAACTCTGGTTACCCGTTTCGTTCAGCGGGCTCGAGCTGTTGGGGGGCATCTGATTACTGCCACGCAGCGTCCAAGCGTAGAGATCGTGCCTGGGGTAATGAAGGCCAACTTCGCGCGCCTGTCTCTCATGGTGAGGAGTGCGACGGATAGCAGAGTTATCCTTGATGCGTCCGGCGCAGAAAGGCTGCTGCCGATGGGTGACATGCTTTTTGCGTCTCCGCACCAAGGTCTGGTTCGTCTACAAGGTTTCTCTGCACAAGGGCCGTATCTCCCTGTATCTGGTGGTACAGCGGTTTAG
- a CDS encoding NUDIX domain-containing protein encodes MGPKSERVYRTIREWIATGKYSPGSKLPSERTLSEELEIGRTALRQVLAKLVAEGVVEVHGRSSYRVPDRSVTTEAPADLEPWQIHGERTLYDNPWVKLSLVDVEPPGVKRFEHHVVKLHHVAIAAVIDDQDRVLMMWRYRFVPNAFGWELPGGIVDPGEEPLQTALREVEEETGWRPDALQHVVTYQPMVGMVDSPHEIFVGHGAKLVGEPTDLEEAGHIAWVPLSDIPGLMARGELMGSGTLVALLHVLASRGAAGASPTSAA; translated from the coding sequence ATGGGACCGAAGTCGGAGCGGGTCTACCGCACGATCCGCGAGTGGATCGCTACGGGCAAGTACTCGCCAGGTTCCAAGCTCCCGTCCGAGCGGACCCTGTCGGAGGAACTGGAGATCGGCCGTACGGCCCTGCGTCAGGTGCTGGCCAAGCTCGTTGCTGAGGGCGTTGTCGAGGTGCACGGCCGGAGCTCCTACCGGGTGCCGGATCGGTCAGTGACCACCGAAGCGCCGGCGGACCTCGAGCCCTGGCAGATCCATGGTGAGCGGACGCTGTATGACAACCCCTGGGTGAAGCTGAGCCTCGTCGACGTGGAACCGCCCGGCGTGAAGCGCTTTGAGCACCATGTCGTCAAGCTCCACCATGTGGCCATCGCCGCTGTGATCGATGACCAGGACCGGGTGCTCATGATGTGGCGGTACCGCTTCGTCCCTAATGCCTTCGGGTGGGAGCTGCCGGGCGGCATCGTCGACCCGGGGGAGGAGCCCCTTCAGACCGCCTTGCGTGAAGTCGAGGAAGAGACCGGCTGGCGGCCGGACGCCTTGCAGCATGTGGTCACGTATCAGCCCATGGTCGGCATGGTCGACTCGCCGCACGAGATCTTCGTCGGTCATGGGGCGAAGCTCGTCGGTGAGCCGACCGATCTGGAAGAGGCTGGTCACATCGCCTGGGTGCCTCTGTCCGATATTCCCGGGCTGATGGCTCGTGGTGAGCTGATGGGGTCCGGCACCTTGGTCGCCCTCCTTCATGTGCTCGCTTCACGGGGTGCCGCTGGCGCGTCGCCTACAAGCGCTGCGTGA
- a CDS encoding XRE family transcriptional regulator, producing the protein MLTVASTASLRVYVSEWENGRRTISSHYAKILRALLGITDDELAGGSQSPLAVATADGYDELIARIDEAENVSLTMVKTFMEQTELLRTIDRQMGAASLVDQMTAHLTRLEDALTFAVLPETRRPVALALAGAATLAGWQALDVGAADRAWRHYELGKRAAQEAEEPMYLAHATAEQAYVLCDAGRPEMAVHLIRDAQRLGGKSTSPRLKAWLYAAEAEICARAGLQNECRQALELAMRHLPAGEDARDPDMLSIFLNEGHLTRWRGNALALIGDAEAVDSLYAALETTDPTFIRSSAGLHCDLAQAHLARGEHDQAQKHLRQAQLVASRTRSVRHRRRIEQLTQRL; encoded by the coding sequence ATGCTCACCGTCGCCTCAACCGCGAGTTTGCGAGTGTACGTCTCGGAGTGGGAGAACGGCCGACGGACGATCTCCAGCCACTACGCCAAGATCCTCCGCGCGCTGCTCGGGATCACCGACGACGAGTTGGCGGGCGGATCACAGTCGCCGCTGGCAGTCGCCACAGCCGACGGGTACGACGAGCTGATTGCTCGGATCGATGAGGCCGAGAACGTCAGCCTGACGATGGTCAAGACGTTCATGGAACAGACCGAACTGCTCCGGACCATTGACCGGCAGATGGGCGCCGCCAGCCTGGTCGACCAGATGACCGCCCACCTGACGCGGCTGGAGGACGCCCTCACATTCGCCGTACTCCCGGAGACCCGACGCCCGGTCGCTCTGGCTCTGGCCGGAGCAGCCACCTTGGCGGGCTGGCAAGCCCTCGACGTCGGCGCCGCGGATCGAGCCTGGCGTCACTACGAGCTGGGGAAGCGCGCCGCACAAGAGGCCGAGGAACCCATGTACCTCGCGCACGCCACCGCCGAACAGGCATACGTGCTCTGTGACGCCGGACGACCCGAGATGGCGGTGCATCTGATCCGAGACGCACAGCGGCTCGGCGGAAAGAGCACGTCTCCGCGCCTCAAGGCTTGGCTGTACGCAGCCGAGGCGGAGATCTGCGCCCGAGCTGGGCTTCAGAACGAGTGTCGACAAGCTCTTGAGCTTGCGATGCGACACCTACCCGCAGGAGAAGACGCCCGCGATCCGGACATGCTGAGCATCTTCCTGAACGAAGGCCACCTCACCAGGTGGCGCGGGAACGCCCTCGCCCTGATCGGCGACGCCGAAGCAGTGGACAGCCTGTACGCCGCGCTGGAGACGACCGACCCCACGTTCATCAGGTCCTCGGCGGGGCTCCACTGCGACTTGGCCCAAGCCCACCTGGCCCGCGGCGAGCACGACCAGGCGCAGAAACACCTTCGGCAGGCCCAACTGGTGGCAAGCCGGACCAGGTCAGTACGTCACCGACGCCGGATCGAACAGCTCACGCAGCGCTTGTAG
- a CDS encoding FtsK/SpoIIIE domain-containing protein has product MTWFMVAVVVVVAAAGLLRWRRPAWYWLSIGVTLATMRVLVRYAAVMDACGLTVPPARWRLTLARMAGREVPGPRPPRILRLRPTRTGLVLRLKLRPGQDAFDVAATTDRLRHSFGLYGVTSREVRSGVVEVRMTGYDVLKRVQMPARLDTRLMRVPVALREDGSVHYRDYRAVPHGLTLGATESGKSVYQRNLVAGLASHHVALVGIDCKQGVELFPLARRFSALADNPDTALELLEALVTHMEEVYQLIRAEQRISVAVPDAEIASDIWDLPEDIRPVPVVVLVDEVAELALYATKDEEKRRDRIITALVRIAQLGRAAGIYLEICGQRFGSELGKGITMLRAQLTGRTAHRVNDETSANMAFGDIAPDAVLAAIQIPAETRGLAIAADSTGGWHRVRAPHTSLREAVNICNKHAHRTPDVPALAAFRPVTAAVPSARDRLSKTAPATA; this is encoded by the coding sequence ATGACCTGGTTCATGGTCGCCGTGGTGGTGGTCGTCGCTGCTGCGGGTCTCCTGCGGTGGCGGCGCCCCGCCTGGTACTGGCTCTCCATCGGCGTTACTCTCGCCACCATGCGGGTCCTGGTCCGCTACGCCGCCGTCATGGACGCCTGCGGACTGACCGTTCCGCCCGCCCGCTGGCGCCTGACCCTGGCTCGGATGGCTGGCCGGGAGGTGCCGGGCCCCCGCCCGCCGCGCATCCTGCGTCTGCGCCCGACCCGCACCGGCCTGGTGCTGCGGCTCAAGCTCAGGCCCGGACAGGACGCCTTCGACGTCGCCGCCACCACCGACCGGCTCCGCCACTCCTTCGGCCTGTACGGGGTCACCTCCCGTGAGGTCCGCTCAGGTGTGGTGGAGGTGCGGATGACCGGCTACGACGTGCTCAAGCGGGTGCAGATGCCCGCCCGGCTCGACACCCGGCTGATGCGGGTCCCGGTCGCCCTGCGCGAGGACGGCTCGGTGCACTACCGCGACTACCGAGCTGTCCCGCATGGGCTGACCCTCGGTGCCACGGAGTCCGGTAAGTCCGTCTACCAGCGCAACCTGGTCGCCGGGCTCGCCTCGCACCATGTCGCCTTGGTCGGCATCGACTGCAAGCAGGGCGTGGAGCTGTTCCCCCTGGCCCGCCGGTTCTCCGCGCTCGCCGATAACCCCGACACCGCGCTGGAGCTGCTGGAGGCGCTGGTGACGCATATGGAGGAGGTGTACCAGCTCATCCGGGCCGAGCAACGGATCAGCGTCGCCGTGCCGGATGCGGAGATCGCCAGCGACATCTGGGACCTGCCCGAAGACATCCGACCGGTACCGGTCGTGGTCCTGGTCGACGAGGTCGCCGAGCTCGCCCTGTACGCCACCAAGGACGAGGAGAAGCGCCGGGACCGGATCATCACCGCTCTCGTCCGCATCGCCCAGCTCGGCCGCGCGGCCGGCATCTACCTGGAGATCTGCGGGCAGCGCTTCGGCTCCGAACTCGGCAAGGGCATCACCATGCTCCGCGCCCAGCTCACCGGCCGCACCGCCCACCGCGTCAACGACGAAACATCCGCCAACATGGCCTTCGGCGACATCGCACCCGACGCCGTGCTGGCAGCGATCCAGATCCCGGCCGAGACCCGCGGCCTGGCCATCGCGGCCGATTCGACCGGCGGCTGGCACCGCGTCCGGGCCCCGCACACCTCGCTGCGCGAGGCCGTGAACATCTGCAACAAGCATGCCCACCGCACCCCCGACGTGCCCGCCTTGGCGGCCTTCCGCCCCGTCACCGCAGCAGTGCCTTCGGCCCGGGACCGGCTGTCCAAGACAGCCCCCGCCACCGCCTGA
- a CDS encoding DUF2637 domain-containing protein, with product MARLRVDAVLVQAVIAGALSFAHLHDLAAAAGQDGWKAWAYPISVDLLLVAAWRRLRTGGPTRLAWCWFLIALAASLGANVATAGLLDMHHVPAWLRILVAAWPALAFMGGTLLAHTTTHPEPEASAHSDSTPQPPAAENEQQPESALAPVADVEERAAPPAPEPQPTPAPPAAPAVPVPAALVDHARKVADDHHARTGTPIDTDTLRTRLGVPPQLADAIAAQLA from the coding sequence ATGGCCCGCCTGCGTGTCGACGCCGTCCTGGTCCAGGCCGTAATCGCCGGGGCGCTGTCCTTCGCCCATCTGCACGATCTGGCCGCTGCTGCCGGACAGGACGGCTGGAAAGCCTGGGCCTACCCGATCAGCGTCGACCTGCTCCTGGTTGCCGCCTGGCGTCGACTGCGCACCGGCGGGCCCACCCGGCTGGCCTGGTGCTGGTTCCTCATCGCCCTGGCTGCCTCCCTCGGCGCCAACGTCGCCACCGCCGGACTCCTCGACATGCACCACGTTCCCGCCTGGCTGCGCATCCTCGTCGCCGCCTGGCCCGCCCTGGCCTTCATGGGCGGCACCCTCCTCGCCCACACCACCACCCACCCGGAGCCGGAAGCGTCGGCGCACTCCGACTCGACACCCCAGCCTCCGGCCGCCGAGAACGAGCAACAGCCCGAATCCGCACTCGCGCCGGTGGCCGACGTCGAGGAACGCGCCGCGCCTCCCGCCCCCGAGCCTCAGCCCACCCCGGCCCCGCCCGCTGCTCCCGCTGTGCCGGTCCCGGCCGCGCTGGTCGACCACGCCCGCAAGGTCGCCGACGACCACCACGCCCGCACCGGGACCCCGATCGACACCGACACCCTCCGCACCCGTCTCGGTGTCCCGCCCCAGCTCGCCGATGCCATCGCGGCCCAGCTCGCCTGA
- a CDS encoding mobile element transfer protein, with protein MPARDHFHSVMRIGPVQIGTHRDRNGRTVHAVVCTADRCGWSADYSSQSAAQLAARTHRCRIN; from the coding sequence ATGCCCGCCCGCGACCACTTCCACTCCGTGATGCGGATCGGCCCGGTGCAGATCGGCACTCACCGCGACCGGAACGGCCGCACCGTGCACGCCGTCGTGTGCACCGCCGACCGCTGCGGCTGGTCCGCCGACTACTCCAGCCAGTCCGCCGCCCAGCTCGCCGCCCGTACCCACCGCTGCCGCATCAACTGA